A region from the Biomphalaria glabrata chromosome 14, xgBioGlab47.1, whole genome shotgun sequence genome encodes:
- the LOC106055251 gene encoding uncharacterized protein LOC106055251, which produces MAAFNVVVVVTNVILLTMFAAGHPSVFKRSLDDNKEATLDTPKSNLSQCRLQQTPCDVCGKPLNVVITAKNVLQGSNFEIAASVTNEPQKPLLYFLERAANLVTGFKFTSTYFAGLGYFIDSINGIEGSIASKTFWHISSSGVALECGASSYIPEDGERILFNFTTYRDAGYE; this is translated from the exons ATGGCAGCGTTTAATGTTGTGGTAGTTGTAACCAACGTCATTCTACTGACGATGTTTGCTGCAGGGCACCCTAGTGTATTCAAGCGTTCGCTAGA TGACAACAAGGAGGCTACATTGGACACGCCAAAGAGTAACCTGTCCCAATGTCGTCTGCAGCAAACACCTTGTGACGTCTGCGGAAAGCCACTCAACGTTGTTATTACCGCCAAAAATGTCCTACAGGGATCCAACTTTGAAATAGCTGCCTCCGTTACCAATGAACCTCAAAAACCATTGCTGTACTTTCTGGAAAGAGCTGCAAATCTGGTGACCggttttaa ATTCACATCAACATATTTTGCTGGTCTTGGATACTTCATTGATAGCATTAACGGCATTGAAGGCTCAATTGCAAGCAAAACATTCTGGCATATCAGCAGTAGTGGAGTCGCACTAGAGTGTG GTGCGTCCAGTTATATTCCTGAGGATGGAGAGAGGATTTTGTTCAACTTTACTACATATCGTGATGCAGGatatgaataa